The following are encoded in a window of Phaeodactylum tricornutum CCAP 1055/1 chromosome 29, whole genome shotgun sequence genomic DNA:
- a CDS encoding predicted protein yields MPRFSDEWVIDRVLFDYVSGGSCACCGFAHFLPNGTVDLINAMSDLDTDQANAEKAALVHHPWPTDLRDQVWADRVRLRQKLKREMKAYREFWDEHADAFRSWCRTQKLKRMLQLPRSEIMETLRQKYNIHSAYGVVLCATLEQVAHFSLTGYPTDGRGDAESTFEDSLIFNRRGGLTLKDFSSHDEHLCPDVIRVLCDRIGSLGGPKLLERAPASTEKRDGDDEDDADAISNVGSKISFQSDRRIVRLIVARYWADLLQARFLTVNKSEPQSY; encoded by the coding sequence ATGCCTCGCTTCAGCGACGAATGGGTCATTGACCGCGTTCTATTTGATTACGTTTCGGGAGGATCTTGTGCGTGCTGTGGTTTCGCCCACTTTCTACCGAACGGAACGGTTGATCTCATCAACGCCATGTCAGATCTCGACACGGATCAGGCCAACGCCGAGAAAGCAGCACTGGTACATCACCCGTGGCCTACCGATCTTCGTGACCAAGTATGGGCGGATCGCGTCCGATTGCGTCAAAAGCTCAAACGCGAAATGAAGGCCTACCGAGAGTTTTGGGATGAGCACGCCGACGCGTTTCGAAGCTGGTGCCGAACACAAAAGCTTAAAAGAATGCTTCAACTACCGCGCAGCGAAATAATGGAAACACTGCGTCAAAAATACAATATACATTCGGCTTATGGAGTTGTCCTCTGCGCCACATTAGAACAAGTTGCACATTTTTCGTTGACTGGGTACCCGACTGACGGAAGGGGAGATGCCGAATCTACTTTCGAGGATTCTTTGATTTTCAATCGACGGGGAGGATTAACTCTGAAAGACTTTTCGAGCCACGATGAGCATCTTTGTCCAGATGTAATACGGGTCCTATGTGATCGAATTGGATCATTGGGGGGTCCTAAATTACTCGAACGTGCTCCTGCTAGCACGGAGAAGAGAGACGgtgatgatgaagatgatgCAGATGCTATAAGTAACGTCGGCTCCAAGATCAGTTTTCAATCTGATCGACGAATTGTTCGGCTTATTGTTGCCAGGTATTGGGCCGACCTCCTGCAAGCCCGTTTTCTGACAGTCAATAAATCAGAGCCTCAATCCTACTAG
- a CDS encoding predicted protein, with protein sequence DNGVVYDASASRGTGRPYQMVLGSGDMLPGVDQGLYEMCPGEVREIVIPPQLSYGPRGNKLFRIPPDSTLLWKVELVSVN encoded by the coding sequence GACAACGGTGTTGTGTATGACGCATCGGCTAGTCGAGGAACGGGACGACCATATCAAATGGTTTTAGGATCGGGAGACATGTTACCAGGCGTCGATCAAGGTCTGTACGAAATGTGCCCAGGAGAAGTTCGCGAAATTGTCATTCCACCGCAACTGTCATATGGGCCCAGAGGAAACAAACTTTTCCGTATTCCTCCGGACTCAACCTTACTTTGGAAAGTCGAGCTTGTGTCGGTCAAT